Genomic window (Ostrea edulis chromosome 9, xbOstEdul1.1, whole genome shotgun sequence):
TGTATTGACACCTCTTTGTTTTAAGGGCATACTCGATGTTTCTCAATGATATATAATCCTATGTgacatttcacatacaaatCACTTGCATTCTACCTCGTTTCTACAAAACAAGTAAAGTTAACTTTTTTGTATTACTGTaaattgtataaatgtatataactaTTATAGAAGGAGAGAAAAGTCTTTGGAACAATCGGGTATCGAAACTTGGGTTTTTACATAACTAATTGTTGAcctaaccactgaactacccaGGAAATGCATATAATGAATACATATTATGGTAATATTACAAtagtataaaatttaaacttaTAATTTCGGAACTCATACGAGAAATCTTCATACCATTTTAGAGAAAATATCAGAGGCGTCGCGAATGTCCCTAAAAATAAATTCTGAAAGCTGAGGTGGCCATATGAGATCTTTCAATTTACTATATTTTAACACGATAGATCATGGTTGTCATTTGTTGGAGTAGAACTAAAACGAAATGTAAGTTTTGTGATCATTGCTTTTATGAGAGTTAAATCTCGAAAAATAGTCTAATCTAGCTTTCCCTGTACCTCTGCTTTCCCCGTGCTTTAAAAGTTATAAACAGCCCCCGCCTCTCCCTTTTGTGTAGTCCCTTCTTTGACATTGCATTCTACGGTTTGTACATATTCATAAATGACATCTACGCTCTTTTTATATATCAACGTAATACATGAATCAAATTGACGCAGGCGTCAAACAATGGCCGCaaatattttatcttatttCGCTGAGCgtataaaatgttgattttgcaTGAGCACAGTCTACCAATGATGCAGATTAATGTACTTGTATAATAAAGTAATATAATAATGTGTTGGATATAATGTTTTCCTATGTATGACCGATTGTTTGATACACGTGTAGATTATGTAATGTGTTGGATATAATATGTCTCCCTGTTTGATACActtgtatattatatgtgttgGATATAATATGCCTTCCTGTTTCATGCACGTGTAGATTATGTAATGTATTGGATATAATATGCCTTCCTGTTTGATAcacttgtatattttatgtgttGGATATAATATGCCTTCCTGTATGATAcacttgtatattttatgtgttGGATATAATCgagattatttgagtttatatcaaatagtccgtattaattttgatacaccctgtACGTCGGGTCTACGTGACTTTAGTGGCTCTtggtacaagttaatttgtatgcacTACGTCACACTCGGTACTCCCTGTGATCGGACCCatcattacattttttccaaccGAAGCAGCATCAACGTGGTTTTTATCTTGAGGCGGAAACGAAGCACGTGGCTGAATTTTTTCTCCCCCTTTAGGTTTCATCTTGACATTTTTCCTGTATTCGGAATGCCACCACGAAAACGAGCGGCGACCCAGAGATCCCCGGCCAGGGGGATCGGGAAAAAACGTAACCGCCGGACACCAGTTCAACTCCGGGAACGAAGCCCACCTCGCACCGCCACATCTTGGACGGATCGACAAACCCCGGCAGAGGGGCAGTCACAGCCCCCTGAGGAGGCCCCTCAATTTCCAATGGATAGTACACCGGATAACCCGGGTGAGTCTTGCAATTTTTTGTTGGGCCAAGCGGCCTATTTACCCTTACCTTGTCAAATCACATCTACATGCGATGATATCGGTAGTCATGTCCCGCTTAAATTCAAGCAAAAAATATgggaggttttttttattgatctGTCTGTCCTACTCAAATCGGCTACGGAATTGGAGCAGTTTGAGTCCCATGGGGATTTACAACTTGTCAATGGCAAGCTATGCGTAGTCAAGCGCCAACTAAACTCCTTCTTGACCATAGAAAAGTGGACATCAGCtttcatgatttacatgagcATCGTTCTTCAACACAGCCAAACGGCTCAAGAAATGCTCAAGTACATGCGAAACATTAGGCTTGCAGCTAATCGTTCACCAAATTGGCACAAGTATGACGAGCAATTCCGGCTCCGTAAAGCCTCCAACCCTGCTATGTCTTGGGGTGAAATTCACAGCGAATTTTGGTTGATGTACATAAACCAATCAAATGTCACTACCCAACAGTCGGCCCAGGCCAAGTTTAAACCTCAGGCATCAACCAACTCCTTTAATACTACGTCGGTAGGCCATGCATCACAAaaccaaataaaattttgtaattcgTACAACTCTGGTAAATCCTGTAATTTTTTCCCTAGATGCCGCTACAGTCATTCATGCAGTCAGTGCAGAGGGAAACACCCTAGAGTCAACTGCAGGAATTAAAACCCTGCATTCTTTGGGGCACAGTCCTATTCTACTGCAGCCCCTCAAAAAGCACCTGCAAGGCTAccaacatgcaaaatttctcTTAGACGGTTTTACTTTTGGTTTTAGACTTCAGTACTTGGGTCCGAGGGGGGCGAGATTAAGTAAAAACCTCTCAAGTCTTCATTCTAACCTATCAGTAGCATGCACAAAAATCAACAAAGAGTTGTTGCTTAACCGGGTGGCTGGGCCTTTTTCCCAACCCCCTTTTATAAACCTCAAAGTCTCCCCACTGGGTTTAGTTCCCAAAAAGGATGGAGATATGAGGCTCATACATCATCTCTCATATCCTCAAGACAAttcagttaatttttttatcgATTCCACAGCCTGTTCTGTTAATTATTCAACCTTAGATGAGGCAGCAGTCATTATTGCTAAGCTAGGGCCAGGCGCCCTTCTGGCCAAGTCTGACATCAAGTCTGCCATTCGTCTTTTACCAATATCCCCTGCTGATTTCGACCTCCTTGGTTTTAAGTTCCAAGGTCATTTCTATTTTGACAAAATGGTCCCTTTTGGCTCTTCTATTAGCTGTGCCTTGTGGGAGAAATTTGCTACCTTTTTACACTGGCTTATTCAACGGCACACAGGCAATGAATTCATCCTGCATTATTTAGACGATTTTCTATTTTGCAGTCGTAAATCTTCCCCAGTCTGTCAACACACACTAGACAAATTTAAGTTTCTCTGTCAGGATCTAGGGGTACCAATTGCAGAAGAGAAAACCGTTGAACCAACTACATCTCTCGTATTTCTAGGTATTCAAATTGATACCCAGAGCATGACCATGGCCCTACCATTAGATAAGTTGAATCACTTAAGGCAAGTTATTAATTCTTTTCTGGCTGCCCGAAAAGTCAGCTTACGGGACCTTCAATCATTAATTGGTTCACTAAATTTTGCCTGTAGGGTGGTATCCCCAGGACGCGCCTTTTGTCGACGCCTCATCAATGCTACAATTGGCATTACTAAACCTCATCATAGAGTTAAGCTCAATCACAACATTAAGCAAGATCTTCGTATTTGGCAAGTTTTTCTTCAGTCTTTTAATGGTGTCTCGGTTATCAACCGACCCTTTCTAGATAGTCAAACCATTCAGCTTTTCACAGATAGCGCTGGGGGCAACCATGGTGGTTTCGGTATCTATTTCGGGGGTAGGTGGGCCCATGGTTCCTGGCCACCCGCCTGGTTTGAATTGGGTATCACCAGGGACATGACATTTCTGGAACTCTTTCCAGTTTCAGTAGCCATCACTTTGTGGTGCCATCGGTTCCAAAATTCTCAACTTCTTTTTCACATTGACAATTCTGCTGTAGTACAGGTACTCAATACCTTTACTTCTAAATCCCACAGAGTCATGGGTGTAATCAGACATTTAGTGCTACTATTACTACAATACAATATTCAGCTAAAAGCCACTTACATCAACACTAAGGCCAATCACATTGCGGATGCATTGTCTCGTTCGCAGTGGGCCCGTTTTCGAAGACTTGCACCAGAGGCAGACCAGTGGCCTACACCACTACCAGCCCACATATGGGGCTTATAGAGCAGGAAACATCAAGACTTCTTGACAGGTCACTGGCTCACAACACTCACTTGGCATACAATACAGCTTTAACCAAGTTTAAACAGTTTACTTTACTGTATGGTTTCACTAGCACATGGCCTGTCCCTGTCGATCAGCTGCTGCATTACATTGCTTACTTGTCACTAAATCAGCTTACATATAGGACCATCTGTTTGCACTTGAGTGCAATTGCTTATCAACATATAATCCAGGGTTTCCAAGATACTACTAAAGCATTCATTATCACAAAAGCCCTGGAAGGTGTCAAGCGATCTGTAGGCGTCAACCAAGATATCATACTTCCTATATCATACCaattatttgttaaaatcattcatGCCTTAACATCAGTATGTCGCTCGCCTTTTGAATCATGTCTTTTTTCAGCAGCCTTTTCATTGGCATTTTACGGTTTGCTCAGAGTCAGGAGTCAGTGAAGTTTTGTCATTGCTGAGTTCACAAGTTTCTCAAAACCAGCTAGGTCAAGTGTCAATAATTTTACATAGGTCCAAGACTAACCAAACCGGCAAACCCCTAGTTTGTCAAATTACCAAACTTCCGGACACCAATTTCTGTCCAACACTACCAATTAAGGCATATTTACAGCTTAAGCCCCCCCATTCTAATACATTGCTCGTTCATGCGGATGGCACTCCTATGACACGTTTTCAGTTCCAGGCAGTCCTTCAAAGGGCTCTGTCATTCCTTCAACAATCTGGCCATTTCAGGTCACACAGTTTCCGTATTGGCATGGCAACTGAATTAGCAAATCGGGGATATTCACATACTTACATCCAGCAACAGGGTAGGTGGAAGTCCAACGCTTTCTTAGCATACATTCGACCTCATTAGTTTAttctccacacacacacacacactcaatTCATGCATAGCACTGAGGTATTTCAGTTATACTCATTGCTACTCTAAAGTAATACAACACAAGTATTACAGGTAAAACTATTTGGATTGTTGGGTCATCGATCCCATATTGGGCTGGCATTGCAGCACAAGACAGACCAGGAGGGTGCAACCTCAACTTGCAGGCCAACATCACCTGGAAAGGTTTCAGAGGACTCAGATGGGACCAGTTGGAGGACAACCTCAACAATTTATTACTGGAGCACAATCATAAACCCCCTGAATTTTTACTCATTCACTTAGGATCCAATGATTTAACCACTGAGCATGCCACatcaaaaacttttaaagaagaTGCACAATGTACCTTGTTACGATTCAATGCGCTCTGGCCAAATACAACCCTTATCTGGTCAGCTATCCTACCTCGAAGATATTGGCATTTTGCCGCACTTGATGCTGGTCccaaaattaacaaaaaaagGATAAGAATTAATAGCTGCATGAAAAAATTCATGGCTAACCAGGTAAGAGGTCTGTACATTGGACACGACCATGTCATCAAGGCTACTGAGATTGAGTTGTTCCGAACAGATGGCACTCACCTGTCGGATTTgggaaatcaattatttctcaacAATATTCAAGCGGCCTTGGAATATTTTTTCAAACGTCAAGGCGTTTCTTACCCCCCACACAAGTGATTTAACATTTCATGCTTGGTGCTGTTATCATGTGTGCATTCTGTAATTTACGAAACTCTAGGTTCAAGTACTGTGGTTTGGTCATGACTTATTCTTATCCATGTAATTCTTATTGTATGTTTCACTCAGTTTTTGGTTCATGCTACTTgtttttgtgggggacattgttccaatgtctgtggccGAACTGGGGAGTCGGTAATGGTATGTGATGACGGTTTCAGCTCCAAAACCTGGTTGTTTCCCCCACCTGcttctaaagcagggggcaattTACAGTACTATAAGTTGTAAAAGTTCAAACAAGTCAATGAATAGTGGGGCCACCACCGGGGACGGTtggggccacatccacctcacttcagtgaggggatgctacagtctgatgcatgttaagggcttatgtccaacatgataatgtacataccaGGTAGCACTGCAGGAGACAGGGTGAGAAGGGCGGGTCTCGCTTACCTCCTTAGAACGCTGGCGTCCGTTCAGGTCTGGGCACTGAATGTTTTACTCGGGCCCCCCCCAGTGTACCCCTTACAAGTTAAGTTAAACTGGCTCACTGGGCGACTCCCCAGTTACCCCACAAAATGTTTTCACATGCGACCGGTATTGTCCATTTTTAGTATATCCCGAATGTACCATTGCTGTTATATCAATAAATTGTAAAACGTTGCTTGTGTCTTTCATTCACTGCAATGAGTCTGATACTGTTATTACTGCcagtttgtttttttgttggagTTTATCCATTAGGTGGATTCTTTAATTAATCgagattatttgagtttatatcaaatagtccgtattaattttgatacaccctgtACGTCGGGTCTACGTGACTTTAGTGGCTCTtggtacaagttaatttgtatgcacTACGTCACACTCGGTACTCCCTGTGATCGGACCCatcattacattttttccaaccgaagcacccacccaccccccccccccccctcatttttatttgtatatttacatgttgttTCTCTTGGGTTCTGTTGTTTCCTTCTCTTTCACAGGTTCGCAACTGATGACTCCCAACAGGTTACCTTGATGCAGTAAATGGTGAAACCTGGACCACACCAAGTGCGACTGCTTGCCATTCGGGATGGAGTGCCTTGAAACAACTTTTTAACTGTTATGGGGAATTTTAATTTAGgttaaattgttaattttaGTCTAATTAATTAGACTGTCGCAtgtttaagggggggggggggactgggGAGTCGGTAATGGTATGTGATGACGGTTTCAGCTCCAAAACCTGGTTGTTTCCCCCACCTGcttctaaagcagggggcaattTACAGTACTATAAGTTGTAAAAGTTCAAACAAGTCAATGAATAGTGGGGCCACCACCGGGGACGGTtggggccacatccacctcacttcagtgaggggatgctacagtctgatgcatgttaagggcttatgtccaacatgataatgtacataccaGGTAGCACTGCAGGAGACAGGGTGAGAAGGGCGGGTCTCGCTTACCTCCTTAGAACGCTGGCGTCCGTTCAGGTCTGGGCACTGAATGTTTTACTCGGGCCCCCCAGTGTACCCCTTACAAGTTAAGTTAAACTGGCTCACTGGGCGACTCCCCAGTCACCCCACAAAATGTTTTCACATGCGGCCGGTATTGTCCATTTTTAGTATATCCCGAATGTACCATTGCTGTTATATCAATAAATTGTAAAACGTTGCTTGTGTCTTTCATTCACTGCAATGAGTCTGATACTGTTATTACTGCcagtttgtttttttgttggagTTTATCCATTAGGTggattctttaattaatatGCCTTCCTGTATGATACActtgtaaattatataatgtgttGGATATAATATGCCTTCCTGTTTCATACActtgtatattatatgtgttgGATATAATATGCCTTCCTGTTTCATACActtgtatattatatgtgttgGATATAATATGCCTTCCTGTTTGATACActtgtatattatatgtgttgGATATAATATGCCTTCCTGTTTGATACACGTGTAGATTATATAATGTGTTGGGTATAATATGCCTTCCTGTTTGATACActtgtatattatatgtgttgGATATAATATGCCTTCCTGTTTGATACACGTGTAGATTATATAATGTGTTGGATATAATGTTTTCCTATGTATGGCCTTCCTGTTTGATACACGTGTAGATTATATAATGTGTTGGATATAATATGCCGTCCTGTATGATACActtgtatattatatgtgttgGATATAATATGCCTTCCTGTTTGATACActtgtatattatatgtgttgGATATAATATGCCTTCCTGTTTGATACActtgtatattatatgtgttgGATATAATATGCCTTCCTGTTTCATACActtgtatattatatgtgttgGATATAATATGCCTTCCTGTTTGATACActtgtatattatatgtgttgGATATAATATGCCTTCCTGTTTGATACACGTGTAGATTATATAATGTGTTGGATATAATATGCCTTCCTGTTTGATACActtgtatattatatgtgttgGATATAATATGCCTTCCAGTTTGATAGACTTGTAGATTATGTAATGTGTTGGATATAATATGCCTTCctgtttgatacacatgtagaTTTTTTTATGTGTTGGATATAATATGCCTTCCTGTTTGATACACTTGTAGATTATGTAATGTGTTGGATATAATATGCCTTCCTGTTTGATACACGTGTAGATTATATAATGTGTTGGATATAATATGCCTTCCTGTTTGATACACGTGTAGATTATGTAATGTGTTGGATGTAATATGCTTCCTGTTTGATACACgtgtatattatataatgtGTTGGATATAATATGCCTTCCTGTTTGATACACGTGTAGATTATATAATGTGTTGGATATAATATGCCTTCCTGTTTGATACACGTGTAGATTATATAATGTGTTGGATATAATGTTTTCCTATGTATGGCCTTCCTGTTTCACACACGTGTAGATTATGTAATGGGTTCCTTTGTGtcgttttatttctttcataaatGAAGTAATTTTTTCAATGATAGATATTTTGAAGCAAATACGCCAGTAACGTCACAGAAACTACACTTAGCATGCAATCTTAATTGACAAAGTCGTAGGTATAAATTATCATCTCGTACCTGCGACATATTAATCGACATTTtatcccatatacatgtacgactTAGTACATAGTGCGCTCGGCTTATCATatcatgttttgttgttgttgtttttttttatatctcaGAACAGCGTGTAAAATAAACACGAAACATATGAATACTTAATTTTTTTATGGCAACATGACTAAGTGCAGTCACTCCAACAAACATCATCAAAAGCAATTTCAAAGTCAACATACAACATATTTCTTGCAACATCAATTCAACATTCACAgttcaaaaatattaaacattcaaAGTTCATCATGATATCAAAGAGGGCTTGACTCGGGGAATTGCAGAGGTCAAACATCTCATGACCTCGACCGTGGAAGGAGCAAAGGTCAAGAACTTGTagattttcacatttcatcatAAATTCCGACAGTGTCGCTCGTATGCGCCACAAGTTTCCTACCATGAATGGGAGTACTGGCAATCATGACAGGAACCTGAAAAGCGGCACTTGGTATAATTAAGCCGCATCTATATGGGTTGCTGCGGAAACTATACAAGatgacagccccccccccccccccccctttccgaCTTGATTAAAGCGCTTGCAAAGGAATCAAGGCGCCGACGTGCACGTGCTTCCTCCATTTTGacactactctctctctctgggaATATTTATATTAAGTGCACAGTAGAACACAGGGCGAAATCATCCGAGCGTTGAGAAATAATGTAACTTTTTCGGTTAGTAACCTCAATTTTCTCATGTATGTATGACGTAAATCGTTCCCATCACAATGTAGTAGCATAACGATAGACTGTGGACCAAATCTACTtaagtattttaatttattgatgACCTGCACAAGAGCTAGACCGCTGTAAATCATAAAGGTATATTCTCCTACCGAAATTCAAACCGCAACCACCGGGTCTAAGTAGAGCTTCTGTTTGTGTCCACTTTAATATCGATGAGCCCTCCAACCAAACGATTTGACTCTCTTTAGAATAAATGAACAATGAAAATTAGAACTTTGTTTTACGAATGTATGATTTACAGTAGCTAGACCGCCATCTCTCAGACTTCAGAATAATATAAGTGGAAATATCCTCGAATAGCTAGTTCAGTACTCGTCCTAATCCTAAAAGAATGAGTTTAGTACTTTCTTAAAAGTACAGTGTAGTTTAATTGCTTTTGACAATACAGCAGTGAGTGGTTTATGGGAATGAATCAAAATGGCAGATTGGTCCTGAaccatatatgtacatgtacctttacGGGGAGTCtctaagaggggggggggggggtaaattcTATAGGTGGCTAATTCTTAACGTTGGGATGAAAGCGTTATTCCTACTGGTCTGTACATCACGATGGATGTAGGTTTGTAAGTGAGTAGTACATGTAATCCACTGAGCATTTATATCATTTTCCATTTCAATTTATCAAGAAATGAATCAAATGATTTAATCGATACTTACAGGAAGATTGCCAACTGTAAATCACGGACGcaacatacattttgtatatatagtataccTGTAATTTTAGGGGATCAGCATATTGAAATACCATTTTGCATTGTGTCATTAGCTGTCAGTCTAATCCCCTATTatggtttatatatttttcGTAATTTTCCATAAATGACATATAATTAAGACATTTTTCATCTCGACATTGATTTAATTGATCCTTACTcggcaaaataaaaaaataaacagaGCTGCGGTGAGATTGTGCAACACGAGGAAACCTAAAACCACAGTTATGTAAATCAAACATTTATGTGTTGAATGATGctgttaatgtacatgtaaattagtaAGTAAATATACCAATTCAAATAAGGGAGTTTGTTGGAAAATGTGAGTAAATACCCTTATTTATTTGTATGGTAACTCTATCGATAATTGTTAATCCTTTATACAATTGCCTGGTAATCCCTGTAACAACTGTAACCCTTGCAGCTGGCCATGCAGGTGTCAGGTGGTATGTTATGCAATTTTCCCAGTTCTTAGGACGCTGCGGTTTTTCTTTAGCTGGTTATACAATTCCAAACTTTTCCCACGATCTGATTTCAACCCGTCTGATGCTAATAGCCAATAGAAAATGATCCTCGTGATCACGTGATTTGATACGGGTTGGTAAGTGACCAGTCCATGTttggttattttcattttatcaagGGTAGTAAAAGCAGCATAAAATTTCAGCACACCCACCACCCCAGCTTTCCTGTCTTACTTGCATTTACATGACTtgtataatttaattttcaatgcTGAGGTGCAGGCATTTCGATttttgatatgacatttttgtGGTGTGACGTAGTCAGCCTCGCCCAGTCAGCGTCCCATTCAAGATGGCGCTCCGCTGGTTTActacaattttcattttaccaaTTCTCTTGAATATTACTACTCTTACAATTCATCTCCCACTGGATAACGAAAGACAACTTCATTATACTGATAGGATTTTACCCTATTAATTTTCAAAACGAGGTAGAAAATTACAGATTTCTGAATTATTTACTTTGAACTCTGAAATTAGAGTTCATGAGGAAATATAATAATTTCTTCCGAGAAAATATTTAACTTTCCTTTcgattattgaattagcgtaaACAAAACCTAGAGaggattatatacatgtattggggTCATTTGATGTTGAATGACCAATTTGAAGTAGGTCACGTCCGTACAGTTGATCTAGGATATTTCAATTACATCATCTATTACGTCATGACGTTGATTGTACAAAGCGACCTTGTGCTGAGCTTGCTAATACTATGAATTTTTGGGAACACCGCTTTAAAGGGAATATTAAAAAAGAGTCACTTGGAAAAGAAATTGGCCCTGCAGGAAGTTggttattttttatgaaataaattatttgaaCGTCATTTCGAATTTTTGTTTTAAGCAATTCatgttattttacatgtagttgggTAGTAGAGCAAATGTTGTAGAGAAAAACAAGTGTTTAGTTTGTGgtgtatatacttgtatttactatgaaattgtacaatgtttcaagttgaaataaatgtaaaagtGAGAGAGTAATTATAATGCAATATCGTATTTCTAATTTATAATTATTAACGAACGTCCAAGGTaatattttttcaagaatcaATATTTGAGAGGTGAATGAAGTATTTATTTTCACAGGAAAAGTGGATTTAAAATATGAGTGAAATCAAGGATGAAACCTCACGTCATTTACAAGAGGTGGAAAATTCAAGATCGAATTGAAACATTAATATGATTTGCACGAGTTGAACAATTCAGGGatgaaaaatcaattaaatttgaTTTGCAGGAATTGATTAATTCAGGAGTTgatatgttttgtttgtttgggtgggtttttttttttgggggggggggggggtgttgcaaGTGGTGAACAAATGCAAGAGTTGACACAATCTATGATATGcaattataagattgataatTCAAGAGATTACAATTTGCAAGTGTAAGAATTATTGCAAAATTTAAAGATGATACAATCATGCAATTCTTGAAACAATTTGATCAGAATTTGTTTTGACAACACGTAGTTAATCGATCAGCGCCCGCCATCATGCATTACAtgtaacaattaaacattttttaacttcttgataaccgccattccaattattttcatacttaa
Coding sequences:
- the LOC130050175 gene encoding uncharacterized protein LOC130050175, with product MHYVTLGTPCDRTHHYIFSNRSSINVVFILRRKRSTWLNFFSPFRFHLDIFPVFGMPPRKRAATQRSPARGIGKKRNRRTPVQLRERSPPRTATSWTDRQTPAEGQSQPPEEAPQFPMDSTPDNPGESCNFLLGQAAYLPLPCQITSTCDDIGSHVPLKFKQKIWEVFFIDLSVLLKSATELEQFESHGDLQLVNGKLCVVKRQLNSFLTIEKWTSAFMIYMSIVLQHSQTAQEMLKYMRNIRLAANRSPNWHKYDEQFRLRKASNPAMSWGEIHSEFWLMYINQSNVTTQQSAQAKFKPQASTNSFNTTSVGHASQNQIKFCNSYNSGKSCNFFPRCRYSHSCSQCRGKHPRVNCRN